One Ostrinia nubilalis chromosome 6, ilOstNubi1.1, whole genome shotgun sequence genomic region harbors:
- the LOC135072694 gene encoding integrin alpha-PS3-like, producing the protein MLDLLLLCGFNVIVSASDVFHVNSKITFYPDDVSEYFGYSVLLSDLGLNVGAPKAQSRVSRKSHPGLVFTCPLRDLDRDNVTCRPLAKSRRISLADDFYKDDMWYGATMAAIPNGRLLVCSPRITKPYQSKHLLANGACSVHGHDHEVRLLPLEDPASQARRTDGTRKEYGEYGSHLNYYAYGQAGMAVTYTKENKIVIGAPGVLQWTGTLVDYQHNPASFTFDLLPSTNPYYTKDLGPDDYFGYSVGSGVFQKNGSTLYVAGAPRSKRGYGQVLVVEQAVKEDEPLKIKAQLIGPQLGSYFGASLCTLDLDNDGLTDLLVGAPNYALRSDGELTYDQGAVYVYITKQTSKGFVLEESGVLRGSGNIGARFGTSIADLGDINGDGFTDVAIGAPWENNGAGVVYIYRGSDKGLIPQYIQRIHAEGAKSFGMSISKGYDVDRNKCNDLAIGAHKSNTTYLYRSVPTIQVLSSIKVPDAKNIRKDASNFTALFCVTVPPNKSLPNAKIELNARVTVDPERNRARTMGEPEYIVTAESGVDTCDEHIIKVNDEADLSKPISLSFDLTPVIHLDSLPIFPVGSARLSEESILQSSFLIQMLSDCGEDLICTPWLVMKMEPLKKNYIPGDGNEPGVKIFVTNLEEPAYSVKLHVVLPSLPKRLPESCSLQNLELKCDLPAPLNRNKTAEWEIVLEYTWDGSATQLMIAADLVDPLYMRNVSTGSKELIIPITPESYYNFSGKSQPQANVSVTRETFDKKGDVLFTHFYEIANYGPSDLYNLKVDFLLSDGVCPASSIEGSSFHENKLSFVAAKLEANSTTGYILPLRFNHSQSGDKLNDEETLNVTSKMFIYVQNGKTKENWTMEVTTTLLLEPKTPIWPLIVGLVAGLLVLAAIIAALYKFGFFSRQKKEDLKQLIENQASQEDPGNSSNPSTVDTDSTTRELLDITE; encoded by the exons atgtTAGATTTACTACTTCTTTGTGGATTTAACGTGATAGTGAGTGCCAGTGATGTGTTTCATGTGAACAGTAAAATAACCTTTTATCCGGACGATGTGTCGGAGTATTTTGGGTATTCTGTGCTTTTGAGCGATTTGGG CCTCAATGTCGGTGCTCCCAAGGCGCAGAGTAGAGTGTCAAGGAAGTCGCATCCTGGACTAGTGTTCACATGTCCATTGAGAGACCTGGACAGAGATAATGTCACCTGCAGGCCACTAG CGAAAAGTCGGAGAATTTCTTTGGCTGATGACTTCTATAAGGATGACATGTGGTATGGGGCAACTATGGCAGCGATTCCTAATGGAAGACTATTG GTGTGTTCCCCGAGAATCACTAAGCCATACCAGTCGAAGCACTTGCTGGCCAACGGCGCTTGTTCTGTGCACGGTCATGACCATGAAGTAAGACTGCTGCCCCTCGAAGATCCAG CCAGCCAAGCCCGCCGAACCGATGGGACCAGGAAAGAGTACGGCGAATATGGTTCCCATCTCAACTACTACGCGTATGGACAAGCCGGCATGGCCGTGACCTACACCAAGGAGAACAAGATTGTCATCGGGGCACCCGGAGTCTTGCAGTGGACTG gtACACTGGTAGACTACCAGCACAACCCGGCGTCGTTTACATTTGATTTGCTACCGTCGACCAATCCATACTATACAAAGGATTTGGGCCCGGACGACTATTTTG GCTACAGCGTAGGATCAGGCGTTTTTCAAAAGAATGGTTCGACTTTGTATGTCGCCGGAGCACCACGATCCAAGCGAGGGTATGGGCag GTCCTTGTAGTAGAACAAGCAGTAAAAGAAGACGAACCGCTGAAGATCAAAGCCCAGCTCATAGGCCCACAGCTGGGCTCATACTTCGGGGCTAGCCTGTGCACTTTAGACCTGGATAATGATGGGCTGACAGATCTGCTGGTTGGAGCTCCTAACTACGCCTTGAGATCTGACGGAGAACTGACCTACGATCAGGGAGCAGTATATGTTTACATCACAAAGCAGACG AGCAAAGGGTTCGTTTTAGAAGAATCGGGAGTTTTAAGAGGATCTGGCAATATTGGAGCTAGATTTGGAACCTCTATCGCTGATCTAGGAGATATCAACGGCGATGGATTCACTG ATGTAGCCATTGGAGCTCCATGGGAAAACAATGGTGCTGGTGTTGTTTATATATACAGAGGTAGTGACAAAGGCTTGATTCCTCAGTATATCCAAAGGATCCACGCCGAAGGTGCCAAAAGTTTTGGCATGTCTATTTCCAAGGGATACGATGTAGACAGAAATAAATGCAATG ATTTAGCAATTGGAGCACACAAAAGTAACACAACCTACCTATATCGGAGTGTTCCTACAATACAAGTGCTGTCTTCAATAAAAGTACCAGACGCGAAAAACATAAGGAAAGACGCTAGCAATTTTACAGCGCTTTTCTGCGTTACTGTCCCACCGAATAAATCTTTGCCAAATGCTAAAATAG AACTCAATGCCAGGGTGACGGTAGATCCAGAGAGAAACAGGGCAAGGACCATGGGTGAACCAGAATACATTGTTACAGCTGAATCAGGAGTCGATACTTGCGATGAGCATATTATCAAAGTGAAT GATGAGGCAGATTTATCCAAACCAATATCACTGTCTTTTGATCTGACACCAGTTATCCATCTAG ATTCCTTACCAATTTTTCCGGTGGGCAGCGCTCGCCTGTCAGAGGAGTCTATCCTTCagtcctcatttctgattcaaatGCTCAGTGACTGCGGGGAAGACCTCATCTGCACACCCTGGTTGGTGATGAAAATGGAACCTTTGAAGAA AAACTATATTCCAGGAGACGGCAATGAACCTGGGGTCAAGATCTTCGTGACCAACTTGGAGGAGCCTGCGTACAGTGTCAAACTCCACGTGGTCCTCCCAAGTCTTCCAAAAAGACTTCCTGAATCGTGCTCTCTCCAAAACTTGGAGCTCAAATGCGACCTGCCAGCTCCTTTGAACAGAAACAAAACG GCGGAGTGGGAGATAGTTCTGGAATACACCTGGGACGGTTCCGCTACACAGCTGATGATAGCAGCCGACCTAGTAGACCCACTGTACATGAGAAACGTCAGCACAGGATCTAAGGAACTCATCATACCGATAACTCCTGAGAGCTATTACAATTTCAGCGG AAAATCCCAACCCCAGGCCAACGTGTCTGTCACAAGAGAAACATTTGATAAGAAAGGAGATGTTTTGTTTACACACTTTTACGag ATCGCCAACTACGGCCCATCAGACCTGTATAACTTGAAAGTGGATTTTTTACTATCGGATGGT GTATGCCCAGCAAGCTCCATAGAAGGGTCGAGCTTTCATGAAAATAAGCTCTCGTTCGTTGCCGCAAAGCTCGAAGCTAATTCAACCACGGGTTACATATTACCCCTGCGATTTAACCATTCACAGAGTG GTGACAAGCTGAATGACGAAGAGACATTGAATGTGACTTCCAAGATGTTCATTTACGTTcaaaatggaaaaacaaaagaaaactg gaCAATGGAAGTGACCACTACATTATTACTGGAACCCAAGACTCCAATTTGGCCTCTGATTGTGGGTCTGGTGGCTGGTCTCTTAGTTCTAGCTGCCATCATAGCTGCTTTGTATAAG TTCGGGTTCTTCTCTCGCCAAAAGAAGGAAGACTTGAAACAGCTGATTGAAAACCAAGCATCACAAGAAGACCCTGGGAACTCGTCCAACCCTTCAACAGTCGATACCGACAGCACTACTAGAGAACTGTTAGACATTACAGAGTAG